Below is a window of bacterium DNA.
TTTTGACGGGACTGACCGCCGATCATCCCCGGTACGGACGGGTCTTTGCCGCGGCGGCCGATTTCGACGAGCCCCAACTCTTGCGATGCTACTTCGAGCTGTTGGAGAGGGTCGGCATCCTCGAGGCCGAAAACCGGGAAGGAGGCGATTTCGAACTCAAGGACCAAGACGACCGGCCAACTGGCCGCATCTCCAGCTCGGATTTATTCCCGTCGAGCGAGACTCCCGCGATTTGGCAATATTCCAAATCCAACGGCGTCGCCGCCCATCGCGACTGGGGATCGGCTTGCCGAAACGCCCAATTGGAATTGGTGGAGCGAGACCGGCTCCTCCGTTCCTGGTACGGCCAAATCCAGCCGGCCGCGATCGCTTTCGAGCCGCCGGTGACCGATCCGAGATATCGCTTCCGGATGTACGCGTTCGCCTCGCCTCGAGATCCCTGCCCGATCTTCGTCCACGGCCTTTTCGCCTTCCCCCTGAGCGAGGAGGTGCTTTTCGCCTATGGCACCGGCGCGGGCTGGAGCCCGGAGGACGCCACCCGTAAGGCATCCCGTGAATTTCTGCAAATGTATGGATTCTTGCTGGGCGAAAAAACCGAAACCGAAGCGCCGCCCTTCGCTCCCAACCCCTCCTATCACCAGGCGATGAATTTCCGGCCCGAGAGCAGGGAAAAGATCGGCCGCTGGCTGGAGGGAGCTCACTCGGCGTT
It encodes the following:
- a CDS encoding YcaO-like family protein yields the protein MSSLDELSDAHPLPGDWKKPELYEEVAETPSARLLLTGLTADHPRYGRVFAAAADFDEPQLLRCYFELLERVGILEAENREGGDFELKDQDDRPTGRISSSDLFPSSETPAIWQYSKSNGVAAHRDWGSACRNAQLELVERDRLLRSWYGQIQPAAIAFEPPVTDPRYRFRMYAFASPRDPCPIFVHGLFAFPLSEEVLFAYGTGAGWSPEDATRKASREFLQMYGFLLGEKTETEAPPFAPNPSYHQAMNFRPESREKIGRWLEGAHSAFASAPETPGRAEPETRYADITPPSLASRIFIAKAVCPRRLPLTFGRARLRGAEKLPEELLVHPFV